A genomic segment from Flavobacterium sp. 9R encodes:
- the leuB gene encoding 3-isopropylmalate dehydrogenase: MKLIIALLAGDGIGPEVINEAVKVADAIAKKFNHDITWTPALTGACAIDAVGVPYPDETHEICMKADAVLFGAIGHPKYDNDPSAPVRPEQGLLLMRKKLGLFANVRPTFTFPSLINNSPLKRERIEGTDLVFLRELTGGIYFGEKGRRDDGETAFDNCVYTRAEVQRLAKKGFELAMTRSKKLCCVDKANVLETSRLWRETVQAMAKDYPEVEVSYEFVDAVAMRLVQWPNSYDVLITENLFGDILTDEASVISGSMGLMPSASVGEHTSLYEPIHGSYPQATGLNIANPLATILSAAMMFEDAFGLKEEAQAIRAVVNKSLEEGIVTEDLAAKGSKAYKTSEVGDWLVANL, translated from the coding sequence ATGAAATTAATTATTGCCCTTTTAGCCGGAGACGGCATCGGACCAGAAGTCATCAACGAAGCCGTAAAAGTAGCTGATGCCATTGCCAAAAAATTCAATCACGACATCACTTGGACACCTGCCTTAACAGGTGCTTGTGCCATTGATGCTGTTGGCGTTCCTTACCCAGACGAAACACACGAAATATGTATGAAAGCCGATGCGGTTTTATTTGGCGCTATCGGACATCCAAAATACGATAACGACCCAAGCGCACCCGTTCGACCTGAACAAGGGTTACTTTTAATGCGTAAAAAATTAGGTTTGTTTGCCAATGTACGTCCAACGTTTACTTTTCCTTCATTGATTAACAATTCTCCTTTAAAAAGAGAGCGTATCGAAGGTACAGATTTGGTTTTCCTAAGAGAACTAACTGGCGGAATTTATTTTGGTGAAAAAGGAAGAAGAGATGATGGCGAAACCGCTTTTGACAATTGTGTGTACACCAGAGCTGAAGTACAACGTTTGGCTAAAAAAGGTTTCGAATTAGCGATGACGCGTTCTAAGAAATTATGCTGTGTAGATAAAGCCAATGTTTTAGAAACCTCTCGCCTTTGGAGAGAAACGGTTCAAGCTATGGCCAAAGACTATCCAGAAGTAGAAGTGAGTTATGAATTTGTTGATGCTGTTGCTATGCGTTTGGTACAATGGCCTAACTCTTATGATGTATTGATTACCGAAAATTTATTTGGAGACATATTAACCGATGAAGCTTCTGTAATTTCAGGTTCAATGGGATTAATGCCTTCAGCTTCTGTTGGAGAACATACTTCATTATACGAACCAATTCACGGGTCGTATCCACAAGCAACTGGACTAAACATTGCAAATCCATTGGCTACTATTTTATCTGCCGCAATGATGTTTGAAGATGCCTTTGGATTAAAAGAAGAAGCGCAAGCGATAAGAGCCGTAGTCAACAAATCTTTAGAAGAAGGTATTGTTACCGAAGACTTAGCTGCAAAAGGAAGTAAAGCCTATAAAACTAGCGAAGTGGGAGATTGGTTAGTGGCCAATTTATAA
- the dnaE gene encoding DNA polymerase III subunit alpha: MYLIFDTETTGLPKRWGAPLSDTDNWPRCIQIAWQLHDDMGNLVEHQDYLVQPEGFNIPYDAERIHGISTELAQAEGIPLAEVLEKFNIALGKAKFIVGQNVGFDVNIMGCEFYRLGVASPMGEMLILDTCTEVTASLLKLPGGRGGKFKLPTLTELHQYLFDQPFAEAHNATADVEATTRCFLELIRKEVFTKEELEVEPIYFKEFQSKNPDPFPLIGLKHINLKKASDAIREQLKASGVVTDAPILTETEKKDFSAAAFAHLHNHTQFSVLQSTIAIGGLVAATAKNNFPAVAMTDTGNMMGAFHFVSAVMNHNKSASAKNKALVESGEEPTETEIKPIVGCEFNICDNHLDKTKKDNGYQVVLLAKNKKGYHNLAKMASIAYTAGFYYVPRIDRAIVEQYKEDIMVLSGNLYGEIPSKILNVGENQAEEALLWWKAQFGDDLYLEIMRHNQEDENRVNKTLIEFSQKHKVKLIATNNTYYLNKEDANAHDILLCVKDGEKQATPIGRGRGYRYGLPNQEYYYKSSEEMKKLFADLPDAIINIQEIVDKVEIYSLYRDVLLPKYDIPQEFVVPEDEVDGGVRGENAYLRHLTMEGAKRRYGEITESIQERLDFELLTISNSGYPGYFLIVQDFIAEARKMDVSVGPGRGSAAGSAVAYCLGITNIDPIKYDLLFERFLNPDRVSMPDIDIDFDDEGRGRVMDYVINKYGANQVAQIITYGKMATKSAIRDTARVLDLPLFEADRIAKLIPGMMPSKWNLARFISEKEEDVKKALRSDEFDSVKELIAIANGGDLAGETIQQAKILEGSMRNTGIHACGVIITPSDITNYVPVTTAKDSDLYVTQFDNSVAESAGLLKMDFLGLKTLTLIKDTVKLVKYRTGIQLDPDTFPIDDVKTYELFQRGETVGIFQYESPGMQKYMKDLKPTVFGDLIAMNALYRPGPLEYIPSFVRRKNGEEEIKYDLDACAEYLSETYGITVYQEQVMLLSQSLAGFTKGEADVLRKAMGKKQKDVLDKMKPKFVEQAAAKGHDATVLEKIWKDWEAFASYAFNKSHSTCYAWIAYQTAYLKAHYPAEYMAAVLSNNMNDIKQVSFFMEECKRMGLQVLGPDVNESFYKFTVNEDYAVRFGMGAIKGVGSGAVATIVENRKDGKYKSIFDLAKRIDLRAANKKAIENLALAGGFDSFEGTTRAQYFHDDGDGITFYEKAMRYGAKYQENENSSQVSLFGETSEVQIAEPVVPPCEDWSTMEKLAKEKEVVGIYISGHPLDDYKFEMKYFCNVRLEALKNLEQHVGKNLSFGGIINNVQHRVAKNGKGWGMFTLEGYDENFEFRIFGEEYLKFRHFFIQNNFTYIKILVKEGWVNQETGKRAEPRIQFVEVKQLQDVLEAYAKKLVLLLNITDIEAEFIYKLNQLFLENKGEHTVAFEVMELERVRRMIERTTAIEEIDDADFADSVDNEEGENLENPVTATAAKVEEIEEIKVVTKLSMPSRKLKVKISNELLFELEKMQINFKLN; the protein is encoded by the coding sequence ATGTACTTAATATTCGATACCGAAACCACCGGATTACCCAAACGATGGGGCGCACCTTTATCTGACACAGATAACTGGCCAAGATGTATACAAATCGCTTGGCAGTTGCACGATGATATGGGTAATTTGGTGGAGCATCAAGATTATTTGGTGCAGCCAGAAGGGTTTAATATTCCTTATGACGCTGAGCGAATCCACGGAATTTCTACCGAATTGGCGCAAGCAGAGGGAATTCCATTGGCGGAAGTATTAGAGAAGTTCAATATAGCTTTAGGGAAAGCGAAATTTATTGTAGGTCAAAATGTAGGTTTTGATGTCAATATTATGGGCTGTGAGTTCTATCGTTTGGGGGTTGCTTCGCCTATGGGTGAAATGCTGATTCTAGATACTTGTACAGAAGTAACGGCTTCCTTACTAAAATTGCCTGGTGGTAGAGGAGGAAAATTCAAATTGCCAACGCTTACCGAGTTGCATCAATATTTGTTTGACCAACCTTTCGCGGAAGCACATAACGCTACCGCTGACGTTGAGGCAACCACAAGATGTTTTCTGGAATTAATTAGAAAAGAAGTTTTTACCAAAGAGGAGTTGGAGGTAGAACCCATTTATTTCAAGGAGTTCCAAAGTAAAAATCCAGACCCTTTTCCGTTAATTGGATTAAAGCACATTAATCTTAAGAAAGCTTCTGATGCTATTCGGGAGCAACTTAAAGCCTCGGGTGTTGTTACTGATGCACCAATTTTAACTGAAACAGAAAAGAAAGATTTTTCAGCAGCAGCTTTTGCTCATTTGCATAATCATACCCAGTTTTCGGTCTTGCAATCCACCATTGCCATTGGTGGTTTGGTGGCGGCTACAGCCAAAAATAATTTCCCAGCGGTTGCGATGACGGATACGGGTAATATGATGGGTGCTTTCCATTTTGTGAGCGCTGTTATGAATCACAACAAATCGGCATCGGCAAAAAACAAAGCATTGGTAGAAAGTGGAGAAGAACCTACTGAAACAGAGATAAAACCTATTGTAGGCTGTGAGTTTAATATCTGTGATAATCATTTGGATAAAACCAAGAAAGACAATGGTTATCAAGTAGTTTTATTGGCAAAGAATAAAAAAGGCTATCACAATCTGGCCAAAATGGCTTCTATTGCTTACACGGCTGGTTTTTATTATGTGCCTAGAATTGATAGGGCTATAGTCGAACAGTACAAAGAAGACATAATGGTTTTGTCTGGGAATTTATACGGAGAAATTCCAAGTAAAATTCTGAACGTAGGAGAGAACCAAGCGGAGGAAGCTTTACTTTGGTGGAAAGCACAATTTGGAGACGATTTGTATCTCGAAATTATGCGCCACAATCAAGAAGATGAAAATAGGGTGAATAAAACACTCATTGAATTTTCTCAGAAGCACAAAGTCAAACTCATTGCCACGAACAATACCTATTATTTAAATAAAGAAGATGCCAATGCGCACGATATTTTGTTGTGTGTAAAAGATGGCGAAAAACAAGCCACGCCTATTGGTAGAGGACGAGGCTATCGTTATGGATTGCCAAATCAGGAATATTATTATAAGTCGAGTGAGGAGATGAAAAAACTCTTTGCCGATTTGCCTGATGCGATTATCAACATTCAAGAAATTGTAGATAAAGTTGAAATTTACTCCTTGTACCGTGACGTATTGTTACCTAAATACGACATTCCACAAGAATTTGTAGTGCCAGAAGATGAAGTTGATGGCGGAGTTCGTGGTGAAAATGCCTATTTGCGACACCTTACGATGGAAGGAGCAAAGCGACGTTATGGTGAAATCACGGAGTCGATTCAAGAACGATTGGATTTTGAATTATTGACCATTTCCAATTCGGGTTATCCTGGTTATTTCTTGATTGTACAAGATTTTATCGCCGAAGCCAGAAAAATGGATGTTTCTGTGGGACCTGGGCGTGGTTCGGCAGCGGGTTCGGCGGTAGCGTATTGTTTAGGAATTACCAATATTGACCCTATTAAATACGATTTGCTTTTTGAGCGTTTCCTAAATCCAGATCGTGTGTCTATGCCCGATATTGATATCGATTTTGATGACGAGGGGCGAGGACGTGTAATGGATTATGTAATCAATAAATATGGTGCCAATCAAGTAGCGCAAATTATTACCTATGGTAAAATGGCTACGAAGTCGGCTATTCGTGATACGGCTCGTGTTTTGGATTTACCTTTGTTTGAAGCGGATAGAATTGCGAAATTAATTCCAGGGATGATGCCATCAAAATGGAATTTGGCGCGTTTTATTTCTGAAAAAGAAGAGGATGTAAAAAAAGCTTTGCGTTCTGATGAGTTTGATAGTGTAAAAGAATTGATTGCCATTGCCAATGGAGGAGATTTGGCTGGAGAAACCATTCAGCAAGCCAAGATATTGGAAGGTTCGATGCGAAATACCGGGATTCACGCTTGTGGGGTGATTATTACGCCATCAGATATTACCAATTATGTTCCGGTAACTACCGCCAAAGATTCGGATTTGTATGTTACCCAGTTCGACAACTCGGTGGCTGAAAGTGCAGGATTGTTGAAAATGGACTTCTTGGGGTTGAAGACCCTTACTTTGATTAAAGACACAGTTAAATTAGTAAAATATCGTACTGGAATTCAGCTCGACCCCGATACTTTTCCTATTGATGATGTTAAAACCTATGAGTTGTTCCAAAGAGGAGAAACAGTAGGGATATTCCAATACGAGTCACCTGGTATGCAAAAGTATATGAAGGACTTGAAGCCTACTGTTTTTGGGGATTTGATTGCGATGAATGCCTTGTATCGTCCGGGACCGTTAGAATATATTCCGTCTTTCGTTCGAAGAAAAAATGGAGAGGAAGAAATCAAATACGATTTAGATGCTTGTGCTGAATATTTGTCTGAAACCTACGGAATTACGGTATACCAAGAGCAGGTGATGCTTTTGTCCCAATCTTTGGCTGGTTTTACCAAAGGTGAGGCCGACGTTTTGCGTAAAGCAATGGGTAAAAAGCAAAAAGACGTATTGGACAAAATGAAGCCGAAGTTTGTGGAGCAAGCAGCTGCAAAAGGTCATGACGCAACTGTTTTAGAAAAAATTTGGAAAGACTGGGAAGCTTTTGCGAGTTATGCGTTTAATAAATCCCACTCCACTTGTTATGCTTGGATTGCCTACCAAACGGCTTATTTGAAAGCGCATTACCCTGCGGAATATATGGCTGCGGTACTTTCAAATAACATGAATGATATCAAGCAAGTGTCGTTTTTTATGGAAGAATGTAAGCGTATGGGATTACAAGTTTTGGGGCCTGACGTTAATGAGTCTTTCTATAAATTTACTGTAAATGAAGATTACGCCGTTCGTTTTGGAATGGGAGCTATCAAAGGTGTAGGCTCTGGAGCGGTAGCAACAATTGTAGAAAACAGGAAAGACGGTAAATACAAATCCATTTTTGATTTGGCCAAACGCATCGATTTGAGAGCTGCCAATAAAAAGGCAATCGAAAACTTGGCTTTGGCAGGTGGTTTTGACTCGTTTGAAGGTACCACAAGAGCACAATATTTTCATGATGATGGCGATGGTATTACTTTTTATGAAAAAGCCATGCGTTATGGAGCGAAATACCAAGAGAATGAGAATTCCTCCCAAGTGAGTTTGTTTGGAGAAACCAGCGAAGTGCAAATTGCTGAACCAGTTGTGCCTCCTTGCGAGGATTGGAGCACGATGGAGAAATTAGCAAAAGAAAAAGAGGTAGTTGGTATTTACATTTCTGGTCATCCATTGGATGATTATAAATTTGAGATGAAATATTTCTGTAATGTTAGGCTAGAAGCACTCAAGAATTTAGAGCAACATGTTGGAAAAAACTTGTCGTTTGGTGGTATCATTAATAATGTACAACATAGAGTAGCCAAAAACGGAAAAGGTTGGGGGATGTTTACGCTCGAAGGCTATGATGAGAATTTTGAGTTTCGAATTTTTGGAGAAGAATATCTGAAGTTTCGTCATTTCTTTATTCAAAATAATTTCACCTATATAAAGATACTAGTTAAAGAAGGTTGGGTGAATCAAGAAACGGGTAAACGGGCCGAGCCTAGAATTCAGTTTGTTGAGGTGAAACAATTGCAAGATGTGCTGGAGGCGTATGCTAAAAAATTGGTCTTGTTGTTGAATATTACAGATATAGAAGCGGAATTTATTTACAAGCTTAATCAGTTGTTTTTGGAAAATAAAGGTGAACATACCGTTGCTTTTGAAGTAATGGAGTTGGAACGAGTACGCAGAATGATAGAAAGAACGACTGCCATTGAGGAAATTGACGATGCAGATTTTGCAGATAGTGTAGATAATGAAGAAGGCGAAAATCTTGAAAATCCAGTAACGGCAACAGCAGCAAAAGTTGAAGAAATAGAAGAAATCAAAGTCGTGACTAAATTGTCAATGCCTAGTAGAAAATTGAAAGTAAAGATTTCGAATGAGCTTTTGTTTGAATTAGAGAAAATGCAAATCAATTTTAAATTAAACTAA
- the leuC gene encoding 3-isopropylmalate dehydratase large subunit, giving the protein MSTTLFDKVWDSHVVRKIEDGPDVFFIDRHFIHEVTSPVAFLGLKARGVKVLYPERTFATADHNTPTINQHLPVEDPLSANQLKALEDNAAEYGISHWGLGHQKNGIVHVVGPENGITLPGATIVCGDSHTSTHGAFGAIAFGIGTSEVEMVLSTQCIMQPKPKKMRINVNGTLSKGVGPKDVALYIISKLTTSGGTGYFVEYAGNVFEEMSMEGRMTVCNLSIEMGARGGMIAPDQTTFDFLEGRLYAPKGEAWTKAVEYWKTLKTDADAVFDAELTIDAADIEPMITYGTNPGMGIGISASIPSADQVEGGEETYKKSLAYMGFNEADTMIGKTIDYVFLGSCTNGRIEDFRAFTEIVKGRKKADNVTAWLVPGSHVVEAQIKEEGLLDILTEAGFVLRQPGCSACLAMNDDKVPAGKYAVSTSNRNFEGRQGPGSRTMLASPIMAAAAAVTGKLTDPRELM; this is encoded by the coding sequence ATGAGTACTACATTATTCGACAAAGTATGGGATTCGCACGTGGTGCGTAAAATTGAGGATGGACCAGATGTGTTTTTTATTGACCGTCATTTCATTCACGAAGTGACTAGTCCCGTTGCTTTTTTAGGTTTAAAAGCTAGAGGCGTTAAGGTATTATATCCAGAACGCACTTTTGCTACTGCCGATCACAACACCCCGACAATAAACCAACATTTACCAGTAGAAGATCCTCTATCGGCTAATCAATTGAAAGCATTAGAAGATAACGCTGCAGAATACGGTATTTCCCATTGGGGTTTAGGACACCAAAAAAATGGAATTGTTCACGTGGTAGGACCTGAAAACGGAATTACTTTACCAGGTGCTACTATTGTTTGTGGTGACTCACATACTTCAACTCACGGTGCATTTGGAGCCATTGCCTTTGGAATCGGAACTTCAGAGGTAGAAATGGTGCTTTCTACACAATGCATTATGCAACCGAAACCCAAAAAAATGCGTATCAACGTAAACGGAACTTTGAGCAAAGGTGTGGGACCAAAAGACGTGGCTTTGTACATTATTTCAAAACTAACCACTTCTGGAGGAACAGGCTACTTTGTTGAATATGCTGGAAATGTTTTTGAAGAAATGTCAATGGAAGGCCGAATGACCGTTTGTAATTTAAGTATCGAAATGGGTGCTCGTGGAGGTATGATTGCTCCAGACCAAACTACTTTTGATTTTCTTGAAGGCAGACTATATGCTCCAAAAGGAGAAGCTTGGACGAAAGCAGTTGAATACTGGAAAACATTGAAAACGGATGCTGATGCAGTTTTCGATGCAGAATTAACTATTGATGCTGCTGATATCGAACCAATGATTACTTATGGAACCAATCCTGGAATGGGAATTGGAATTTCTGCATCTATTCCAAGTGCAGATCAAGTAGAAGGCGGCGAGGAAACCTACAAAAAATCTTTGGCCTATATGGGCTTCAATGAGGCTGATACTATGATTGGTAAAACAATCGATTATGTTTTCTTAGGAAGTTGTACCAACGGTCGTATTGAAGATTTTAGGGCTTTTACAGAAATTGTTAAAGGCCGCAAAAAAGCAGATAATGTTACGGCTTGGTTAGTACCTGGTTCGCATGTTGTTGAAGCACAAATCAAAGAAGAAGGACTTTTAGACATTCTAACAGAAGCAGGTTTTGTATTGCGTCAGCCAGGCTGTTCGGCTTGTTTAGCCATGAACGACGATAAAGTTCCAGCTGGAAAATATGCCGTAAGTACTTCTAACAGAAACTTTGAAGGCCGTCAGGGTCCTGGATCAAGAACAATGTTAGCCTCCCCAATAATGGCTGCTGCTGCTGCTGTGACAGGAAAACTAACAGATCCGAGGGAATTGATGTAA
- a CDS encoding RNA-binding protein — translation MNIFVGSLPFSIEEADLRESFEAYGAVDSVKIITDKFTGRSKGFGFVEMPNDAEAQKAIDELNGATVQGRAIVVNKSEPKPEGERRSFNNNRGGDSRGGYGNNRGGGDRGGRY, via the coding sequence ATGAACATTTTTGTTGGAAGTCTTCCATTCAGTATTGAGGAAGCAGATTTAAGAGAGTCTTTCGAAGCTTACGGAGCAGTAGATTCAGTTAAAATTATAACGGATAAATTTACTGGTAGAAGTAAAGGTTTTGGTTTCGTAGAGATGCCAAACGACGCGGAAGCTCAAAAAGCAATTGACGAATTAAACGGAGCTACCGTTCAAGGACGTGCAATTGTTGTAAACAAATCTGAGCCAAAACCAGAAGGCGAAAGAAGAAGTTTCAACAACAACCGTGGTGGTGATTCACGCGGAGGTTACGGAAACAACCGCGGTGGTGGTGACAGAGGAGGAAGATATTAA
- a CDS encoding DUF6252 family protein — protein sequence MKKILFFVALALVMSSCSDDVVFNNPSVQGLKDNVFWRALQSKAVVSNDGTIAIEAVTLKENLTLHLSSVQEKTFLLDNSAVDYVTYTSRESSPEISLTSKNGMGKGKVVISEYDEVNKTITGTFTFVITIPVAGTQEVKEFYFSQGVFYKVPVSKESTTLIK from the coding sequence ATGAAAAAAATACTTTTTTTTGTTGCTTTAGCTTTAGTTATGAGTTCTTGCTCAGACGATGTGGTTTTCAATAATCCTTCTGTTCAAGGTTTGAAGGACAATGTTTTTTGGCGTGCTTTACAAAGCAAAGCGGTTGTGTCTAATGATGGTACAATTGCAATTGAAGCTGTAACATTGAAGGAAAATTTAACTTTGCATCTTTCTTCTGTTCAAGAAAAAACGTTTTTATTGGACAATAGTGCTGTGGATTATGTTACGTATACTTCTAGAGAGTCTTCGCCCGAGATTTCACTCACCTCTAAAAATGGAATGGGAAAAGGGAAGGTTGTTATTTCAGAATACGATGAAGTAAATAAAACAATTACGGGAACTTTTACTTTTGTTATCACTATTCCTGTAGCAGGAACACAAGAAGTTAAAGAATTTTATTTTTCGCAAGGTGTTTTTTACAAAGTGCCAGTGAGCAAAGAATCGACAACTTTGATTAAATAG
- a CDS encoding alpha-isopropylmalate synthase regulatory domain-containing protein, which yields MEQKKIEIMDTTLRDGEQTSGVSFSAAEKLTIAQLLLEELHIDRIEIASARVSEGEFQGVKGIMDWASTKGYTDRIEVLSFVDGGISIEWMKKAGAKVQNLLTKGSLNHLTHQLKKTPEQHFAEIAQAIELANQNGIATNVYLEDWSNGMRNSPDYVFQYLDFITQQPVKRILLPDTLGVLIPSDTFEFISKITQKYPDIHFDFHAHNDYDLSVANVMEAIKAGISGLHVTVNGMGERAGNAPLESTVAVINDFLPQVKINIKETSLYSVSKLVETFTGYRIPANKPIVGDNVFTQTAGIHADGDNKNNLYFNDLLPERFGRKRKYALGKTSGKANIEKNLQELGLQLNAEDLKLVTQRIIELGDKKETVTKEDLPYIISDVLDSQSYQERVVVQSYVLVHAKGMRPSTTLCLKIDGEIIEENAQGDGQFDAFMNALNKIYKSKKMTLPKLVDYAVRIPPGSSSDALCETVITWTANGKEFKTRGLDSDQTVAAIVATQKMLNVVTV from the coding sequence ATGGAACAGAAAAAGATTGAAATAATGGACACTACTTTACGCGACGGAGAACAAACTTCGGGCGTATCGTTTTCGGCTGCAGAAAAACTAACCATTGCTCAATTATTATTAGAAGAATTACACATTGACCGCATCGAAATTGCTTCGGCACGTGTGAGTGAGGGAGAATTTCAAGGGGTAAAAGGTATTATGGACTGGGCAAGTACGAAGGGATATACTGATAGAATAGAAGTTTTATCATTTGTTGATGGAGGAATTTCTATTGAATGGATGAAAAAAGCCGGAGCCAAAGTTCAAAATCTTTTAACTAAAGGCTCTTTGAATCACTTAACACACCAGTTAAAAAAAACACCTGAACAACATTTTGCAGAAATTGCACAAGCAATCGAACTCGCGAATCAAAACGGAATTGCTACCAATGTTTATCTAGAAGATTGGAGCAACGGTATGCGCAATTCGCCTGATTATGTTTTTCAATACTTGGATTTTATCACGCAACAACCCGTTAAAAGAATTTTACTACCCGATACACTAGGTGTTTTAATTCCTTCGGATACTTTTGAATTCATTTCTAAAATCACACAAAAATACCCTGACATTCACTTTGATTTTCACGCTCACAACGATTATGACCTTAGTGTAGCCAATGTCATGGAAGCCATAAAAGCAGGAATCAGCGGTTTACACGTAACTGTAAATGGAATGGGAGAACGCGCCGGAAATGCTCCTTTGGAGAGTACCGTTGCCGTTATCAATGATTTTTTACCTCAAGTAAAAATCAATATCAAAGAAACTTCTCTATACTCAGTTAGCAAACTTGTAGAAACTTTTACTGGATATAGAATTCCGGCGAACAAACCCATAGTTGGAGATAATGTTTTTACTCAAACCGCTGGTATTCATGCTGATGGAGACAACAAAAACAATCTGTATTTCAACGATTTATTGCCAGAGCGTTTTGGAAGAAAACGAAAATATGCGCTTGGAAAAACATCAGGCAAAGCCAATATCGAAAAAAACCTTCAAGAGCTAGGGCTACAACTCAATGCCGAAGATTTAAAACTCGTTACGCAACGTATCATCGAATTGGGCGACAAAAAAGAAACGGTCACCAAAGAAGACCTACCTTATATCATTTCCGATGTTTTAGATAGTCAGTCCTATCAAGAACGTGTTGTGGTGCAATCCTATGTTTTAGTTCATGCCAAAGGAATGCGCCCTTCAACTACACTTTGTCTTAAAATTGATGGAGAAATAATCGAAGAAAACGCACAAGGCGACGGACAATTTGATGCTTTCATGAATGCTCTGAACAAAATTTACAAAAGCAAAAAAATGACTTTACCTAAGCTCGTTGACTATGCCGTAAGAATACCTCCAGGAAGTAGCTCCGACGCTTTGTGTGAAACGGTTATCACTTGGACAGCAAACGGAAAAGAATTCAAAACACGAGGATTAGACTCCGACCAAACTGTGGCAGCCATTGTAGCTACGCAAAAAATGCTTAATGTTGTAACCGTATAA
- the leuD gene encoding 3-isopropylmalate dehydratase small subunit, with the protein MAYDKFTILTSSAVPLPIENVDTDQIIPARFLKATKREGFGDNLFRDWRYNGDDTPKADFVLNDATYSGKILIGGKNFGSGSSREHAAWAVYDYGFRAVVSSFFADIFKGNCLNIGVLPVQVSPEFADTIFKAIESNPKTELEINLPEQTITLLSTGQKESFDINGYKKNNMINGFDDIDYLNNIKEEIVDFASKQLI; encoded by the coding sequence ATGGCATACGATAAATTTACTATACTAACCAGCAGTGCAGTGCCACTGCCAATTGAGAACGTTGATACTGATCAAATCATACCAGCTCGTTTCTTGAAAGCCACAAAACGTGAAGGTTTTGGAGACAACCTTTTTCGTGACTGGAGATATAATGGAGACGATACCCCAAAAGCCGATTTCGTTTTAAACGATGCTACTTATTCTGGAAAAATCTTAATTGGAGGGAAAAACTTCGGTTCTGGGTCTTCAAGAGAGCACGCTGCTTGGGCAGTTTACGATTACGGATTTAGAGCGGTCGTTTCAAGTTTCTTCGCAGACATTTTCAAAGGAAACTGTTTAAATATTGGAGTTTTACCAGTACAAGTAAGTCCAGAATTTGCTGATACTATTTTTAAAGCAATAGAATCAAATCCAAAAACTGAACTAGAAATCAATTTACCTGAACAAACCATTACTTTATTGTCTACTGGTCAAAAAGAATCTTTTGACATCAACGGATACAAAAAGAACAACATGATTAATGGTTTTGATGACATCGATTATCTAAACAATATCAAAGAAGAAATTGTTGATTTTGCTAGTAAACAATTGATATAG
- a CDS encoding outer membrane beta-barrel protein — MKKNLFLFGFVLIATTMMAQTEKNESWYFKVGGSYFMQTAATEFPTVGGKDALRKVYQGGKLVSEESVTGSFGEGFRTGVTAGYRFNARLGFEMGINYYSSKDKTMAQTISDVPFIPTGSVYNFKSVGQITAFDLAPSLVLFLGEHKGFEPYTKVGVLVPVHGDLEITTDAVAPIGANPSTGAPVFGAVHSVDVVKPNPTLGFSAVVGTSYKLSKNISAFAELEYRNFTVHGKTKETTEFTVNGADALSTRTKSQIHTNYVDKLTTNSNNSINPNGVDTTKPLNELSSYVGISGLGLTLGLKYSL; from the coding sequence ATGAAAAAGAATTTATTTTTATTTGGTTTCGTTTTGATCGCTACTACTATGATGGCGCAAACCGAAAAAAACGAGAGTTGGTATTTTAAAGTAGGCGGATCTTATTTTATGCAAACTGCGGCTACTGAATTTCCAACTGTTGGAGGAAAAGATGCTTTACGCAAAGTGTATCAAGGAGGGAAATTAGTTTCAGAAGAAAGTGTAACGGGGTCTTTTGGTGAAGGTTTTAGAACAGGTGTTACTGCTGGATACAGATTTAATGCGCGTTTAGGTTTTGAAATGGGAATAAACTATTATTCTAGTAAAGATAAAACTATGGCTCAGACAATCTCTGATGTGCCATTTATTCCAACTGGTAGTGTTTACAATTTTAAATCTGTAGGTCAAATTACAGCTTTTGATTTAGCACCCTCTTTAGTGTTGTTTTTGGGAGAGCACAAAGGATTTGAACCTTACACAAAGGTAGGTGTTCTTGTTCCGGTTCATGGTGATTTAGAAATTACTACTGACGCAGTTGCTCCAATTGGAGCTAATCCATCTACTGGAGCTCCAGTATTTGGTGCTGTTCATAGTGTTGATGTGGTAAAACCAAATCCTACATTAGGTTTTTCAGCAGTTGTTGGTACATCTTATAAATTAAGTAAAAACATCTCTGCTTTTGCTGAATTAGAATACCGTAACTTTACTGTTCACGGAAAAACAAAAGAAACTACTGAATTTACAGTGAATGGAGCGGATGCTTTGTCTACTAGAACAAAATCACAAATCCATACTAATTATGTAGATAAATTAACTACTAATTCAAATAATTCTATTAATCCAAATGGAGTTGATACAACTAAGCCTTTGAATGAATTGAGTTCATATGTTGGAATTAGTGGTTTAGGATTGACTTTAGGCTTGAAATACAGTTTGTAA